A part of Ignavibacteriales bacterium genomic DNA contains:
- a CDS encoding phosphoglycerate dehydrogenase translates to MLHNFGYDVKFQPGIKRDELFNQINEYNALIVRSETQVDGELLSRADNLEVIGRAGAGVDNIDVSKASRKGILVMNTPGGNTISTAEHTMALLLGMCRNIAQANQSLKSGKWDRKNFKGTELGGKTVGIIGLGKIGREVAIRCQAFGMNVIVFDPIAQSDIKILPNIKLVNLDKIWEMADIITVHVPLNSETNHLISESTLSKCKNGVKIINCARGGIIDENALLKALDTGKVSAAAFDVYETEPPASNNELIKHPKVLCTPHLGASTEEAQIKVAQQIAAQINGYFKSGETKGAVNSFSLNNHDEKLLPYLKLAENLGSIQSQMLEGYLKEINVELNGEVLIKNSELITTAILKGFLSGRLSEVVNYINAPILAKELGISVNEKKSSGKINYSNLLTTNFFSDKGKKNISGTVFDRSEIRVVNINNYRIDLKPEGNLLICTNIDKPGMLANISRVLSEAKINIAGLLSAGLKLAKMH, encoded by the coding sequence ATGCTTCATAATTTTGGTTATGATGTAAAATTTCAACCAGGAATTAAAAGAGACGAACTATTCAATCAAATAAATGAGTACAACGCTCTTATTGTAAGAAGCGAAACACAAGTTGACGGGGAATTACTTTCAAGAGCAGATAACCTCGAAGTGATTGGGCGAGCCGGCGCCGGCGTTGATAACATTGATGTCAGCAAAGCTTCACGAAAAGGGATTCTGGTAATGAATACTCCCGGCGGTAATACTATCTCAACTGCCGAGCACACAATGGCTCTTTTGCTTGGGATGTGCAGAAACATTGCTCAGGCAAATCAATCGTTAAAAAGTGGAAAGTGGGATAGAAAAAATTTTAAAGGGACAGAACTAGGCGGAAAAACAGTCGGAATTATCGGACTTGGAAAAATCGGGAGGGAAGTAGCAATTCGTTGTCAGGCATTTGGTATGAATGTGATTGTCTTTGATCCCATAGCTCAATCTGATATAAAGATATTACCAAATATTAAACTTGTAAACCTTGATAAAATTTGGGAGATGGCTGATATTATAACTGTTCATGTTCCGCTAAACAGTGAAACGAATCATTTAATTTCAGAATCAACTCTAAGCAAGTGTAAAAATGGGGTCAAAATAATTAATTGTGCCCGCGGGGGAATAATTGATGAGAATGCGCTGCTCAAAGCCCTTGACACTGGAAAAGTTTCTGCTGCTGCTTTTGATGTTTATGAAACTGAACCCCCTGCTTCCAACAATGAGTTGATAAAACATCCAAAAGTTCTTTGCACCCCGCATCTTGGAGCCTCGACAGAAGAAGCCCAAATAAAAGTTGCACAACAAATTGCAGCACAAATCAATGGTTACTTCAAATCAGGCGAAACTAAGGGGGCGGTAAATTCTTTTTCTCTAAATAATCATGATGAAAAACTCCTGCCTTATTTAAAACTTGCCGAAAATTTAGGCTCTATCCAATCACAAATGTTGGAAGGATATTTAAAAGAAATAAACGTTGAATTAAATGGAGAAGTATTAATAAAAAATTCCGAACTTATCACTACTGCGATACTAAAAGGATTTTTATCGGGCAGATTAAGTGAAGTTGTCAACTACATTAATGCACCGATACTGGCTAAAGAATTAGGAATTTCGGTAAATGAAAAAAAATCTTCGGGAAAAATAAATTACTCAAATTTGCTTACCACTAACTTTTTTTCAGATAAAGGTAAAAAAAATATATCTGGTACAGTCTTCGATCGAAGTGAAATAAGGGTGGTGAACATCAATAATTATCGTATAGATTTGAAGCCGGAGGGTAACTTATTAATTTGTACAAATATTGATAAACCAGGTATGCTCGCAAATATAAGTAGAGTGCTTTCAGAGGCTAAAATCAATATTGCAGGGCTTCTCTCGGCAGGATTGAAGCTGGCAAAGATGCATTAA
- the trxA gene encoding thioredoxin has protein sequence MKPLHFTDDNFETEVINSTEPVLIDFWAVWCGPCRMIAPIVEELAAEYEGKIKIGKLDVDENQQTSIKYGVRSIPTLLVFKSGKVVDTIIGAVPKNMIVQKLNAVL, from the coding sequence ATGAAACCTTTACATTTCACAGATGATAATTTCGAAACTGAAGTAATAAACTCAACAGAGCCTGTCTTGATAGATTTTTGGGCAGTTTGGTGCGGACCGTGTAGAATGATTGCACCCATTGTTGAAGAACTTGCAGCAGAGTATGAAGGTAAAATAAAAATCGGAAAATTGGACGTTGATGAAAATCAACAGACTTCAATTAAATATGGAGTTAGAAGTATTCCAACACTTTTGGTATTTAAATCCGGAAAAGTTGTAGATACTATAATCGGGGCTGTACCAAAAAACATGATAGTTCAAAAACTTAATGCCGTGCTTTAA
- a CDS encoding SDR family oxidoreductase, with translation MKENHKYWALILGASSGFGEATALQLAKDGYSIFGVHLDRQVTMPNVERITNEIKSYGSQAVFFNVNAADSIKRAEVIDEIKKTINDKPVVNILMHSLAFGTLKPFIADGKEQVITKAQMEMTLDVMAHSLVYWVQDLVSAGLFMDGGRIFAMTSSGSHTSIPYYGAVSAAKASLESHVRQLTVELGPKNIAVNAIMAGVTDTPALRKIPGNQGMLEIAKRKNPRNKLTTPNDVAKVISLLCKDGGEWISGGMIHADGGEDIVNYVGQGE, from the coding sequence ATGAAAGAGAATCATAAATATTGGGCGTTGATTTTAGGTGCTTCCTCAGGTTTTGGCGAGGCAACTGCGCTTCAACTTGCAAAGGATGGGTATAGTATATTTGGCGTCCATCTCGATCGTCAGGTTACAATGCCTAATGTTGAAAGAATCACGAATGAAATAAAATCTTACGGTTCTCAGGCAGTTTTCTTTAATGTTAATGCTGCTGATTCAATTAAAAGAGCAGAAGTAATTGATGAAATTAAAAAAACCATAAACGATAAACCAGTAGTGAATATTCTCATGCATTCACTCGCATTCGGTACTTTAAAACCATTTATTGCCGATGGCAAAGAGCAGGTAATTACAAAAGCACAAATGGAAATGACGCTGGACGTAATGGCTCATTCGCTGGTCTATTGGGTTCAGGATTTAGTTTCAGCCGGTTTATTCATGGATGGTGGAAGAATATTTGCGATGACTAGCTCGGGAAGTCATACTTCCATTCCCTACTATGGAGCTGTGTCGGCTGCAAAAGCCTCTCTCGAATCTCATGTTCGTCAGCTAACGGTTGAGTTAGGACCTAAAAACATAGCTGTTAATGCTATAATGGCTGGGGTTACTGATACTCCGGCTTTAAGAAAAATTCCTGGTAATCAGGGAATGCTTGAAATTGCAAAACGTAAAAACCCTCGAAACAAATTAACAACACCTAATGATGTAGCAAAAGTAATTTCATTATTATGCAAGGATGGAGGAGAGTGGATATCAGGCGGAATGATACACGCCGATGGCGGTGAGGATATTGTTAATTATGTCGGTCAGGGAGAATAA
- the dnaE gene encoding DNA polymerase III subunit alpha, with amino-acid sequence MSEFVHLHNHTHYSLQDAACTVDSLVEAAVKNNMKSVALTDHGVMYGIPEFYRKATAAGVKPILGMEAYVVSEGSRFTKGKSEDQNGKKRQKHYHHLILLAKNKTGYDNLSKLSTLGHTEGFYYKPRIDLELLRKYREGLICTSACAGGVVSAHLVNNNYEKAQETAKTYKEIFGDDFYLEIQDHNMEVEKPVLEGMPKLSKELGIKLVATNDCHYIEKDHAIAHNILLLLSDKSGTDYRTLRYNTDQVYFKSAEEMKKLFKNFKDAIDSTLEIDEKINLVFEKQKFLFPQFQIPKDSSAKSSEEYFELLAREGLKKRFVEITDEIAERFEYEIKVIKQMGFADYFLIVQDFIDASKKMQIPVGPGRGSAAGSLVAYVLGITNINPLDYNLLFERFLNPSRKSMPDIDIDFADDKRSDVIEYVRRKYGSECVSQIITFNRLSSKAVLRDVARVLKIPIPTVNKITKFIPSKFGRVYTIQQAIDEVAELKWLQNPKEPEIQELIKYSKVLEGMNRNSSKHAAGVVITPHDVSEYVPMANAVSQSEIVTQFNMKELESAGLLKMDFLGLRTLTIIRDTISLVEKNHKIKIDIDSIPLNDEKTFQLFSKGQTTGVFQFESPPMREYLKKLKPTSLNDLAAMNALYRPGPMEFIDDFIDRKFGVKEVIYAHPLLESILKETYGVIVYQEQVIQIANIIAGMSLAEADILRRAMGKKDLKAMKEQSKKFISGAAKNGISEKAAKEIFEAIDKFANYGFNKSHAVAYSYVAYQTAYLKAHFTPEFLAANLTNEFGNSNKVTAFLEDCRKLKIDVLSPDVNNPSVHFDVENGIIRFGMSAIKNVGIQAVEEIIKSKKKLGRNFKSIFDFCSNVDNRIVNKRSVEGLVFAGAFDSIENNRARLFSAVGDALEFGHKSQNSNLSLENSLFGNAEDIKISEPKMMEVKPWTMKEMLGKEREVVGFYISGHPLSKYEIEYKSFATIRLGETEALEESDQSVYACGVINDLRTKIDRAGKDMAFFKLDDFSGSCECLIFSKVYEKCYKSLSEENVVFVVGKLESSGDAIKLQVENLLSMEAAREELVQSVKIFIDRGKNIAEEIIQLKKILHKYEGTLPVYIHLNGNGSKPKLFSLPEYRAKVSEGFIKDVITLLGEDSISLLRK; translated from the coding sequence ATGTCAGAATTTGTTCACTTACATAATCACACACATTACAGCCTTCAGGATGCCGCCTGCACAGTTGACAGCCTCGTGGAAGCGGCAGTAAAAAATAATATGAAATCCGTGGCACTAACAGATCATGGAGTAATGTACGGCATTCCTGAATTCTATCGTAAAGCAACCGCTGCCGGAGTTAAGCCGATACTTGGAATGGAAGCGTACGTAGTTTCTGAGGGAAGCAGATTTACAAAAGGAAAATCTGAAGATCAGAATGGCAAAAAACGACAGAAGCATTATCATCATCTAATTTTATTGGCTAAAAATAAAACCGGCTATGATAATCTTTCAAAACTTTCAACTCTCGGTCATACCGAAGGATTTTATTATAAACCGAGAATAGATCTTGAATTATTACGTAAATATAGGGAGGGGTTGATATGCACATCTGCTTGCGCCGGCGGAGTTGTATCGGCTCATCTTGTAAATAACAATTATGAAAAGGCACAGGAGACTGCCAAAACTTATAAGGAAATTTTTGGTGATGATTTCTACCTCGAAATTCAAGATCATAATATGGAAGTTGAAAAACCGGTGCTCGAGGGAATGCCGAAACTTTCTAAAGAACTCGGGATTAAGTTAGTTGCCACTAATGATTGTCATTACATTGAGAAAGATCATGCAATTGCTCATAACATTCTCTTGCTGCTTTCTGATAAATCGGGCACAGATTACAGAACTCTTCGATATAACACTGACCAGGTTTATTTTAAATCTGCGGAGGAAATGAAAAAGCTTTTCAAAAATTTCAAAGACGCTATTGACAGTACTTTGGAAATTGATGAGAAGATCAATCTTGTTTTTGAAAAACAAAAATTTCTATTCCCGCAATTTCAAATCCCAAAAGATTCTTCAGCAAAATCTTCCGAAGAATATTTTGAGCTGCTTGCCCGGGAGGGGTTAAAAAAACGCTTTGTAGAAATAACAGACGAAATCGCCGAACGATTCGAATATGAAATAAAAGTTATAAAACAAATGGGTTTTGCAGATTATTTTTTGATTGTCCAGGATTTTATTGATGCCTCAAAAAAAATGCAAATACCTGTCGGACCGGGAAGGGGCAGTGCTGCAGGCAGTCTTGTTGCTTATGTACTTGGTATTACAAATATCAATCCACTTGATTATAATTTATTATTTGAGCGATTCCTAAACCCATCAAGAAAATCAATGCCTGATATAGATATTGATTTTGCAGATGATAAACGCAGCGATGTGATTGAATATGTCCGCAGAAAATATGGTTCGGAGTGCGTAAGTCAGATTATAACTTTTAATCGGCTTTCCTCTAAAGCTGTGTTGAGGGATGTGGCGCGTGTTTTGAAAATCCCCATACCTACTGTAAATAAAATAACGAAATTTATTCCGTCTAAATTTGGGAGAGTTTATACAATTCAACAAGCAATAGATGAAGTTGCCGAATTGAAATGGCTGCAAAATCCTAAAGAACCGGAAATACAGGAGCTGATAAAATATTCAAAGGTTCTCGAAGGCATGAATCGTAATTCCTCTAAGCATGCTGCGGGGGTGGTAATTACTCCTCATGATGTTAGTGAATATGTACCGATGGCTAATGCAGTATCGCAATCTGAAATTGTAACTCAATTCAATATGAAAGAATTGGAATCTGCCGGATTATTAAAAATGGATTTTTTAGGGCTGCGAACCCTCACGATTATTCGAGATACGATTTCGCTTGTTGAAAAAAATCATAAAATTAAAATTGATATTGACTCAATTCCTCTGAATGACGAAAAAACTTTTCAACTATTCTCCAAAGGACAAACCACTGGCGTGTTCCAGTTTGAATCTCCCCCGATGAGAGAGTATCTTAAAAAATTAAAACCTACTTCGTTGAATGATCTTGCTGCAATGAATGCGCTTTACCGCCCGGGACCTATGGAATTTATTGATGATTTCATAGATAGAAAATTTGGCGTTAAAGAGGTCATTTATGCCCACCCCTTGCTCGAAAGCATTCTTAAAGAAACTTACGGTGTGATTGTCTATCAGGAGCAGGTTATTCAAATTGCAAATATAATTGCAGGGATGTCGCTTGCCGAAGCAGATATATTGCGCAGAGCAATGGGGAAAAAAGATCTGAAGGCAATGAAAGAGCAGAGTAAAAAATTTATTTCTGGCGCTGCTAAAAATGGAATTTCAGAAAAGGCTGCAAAAGAAATTTTTGAGGCGATTGACAAGTTTGCCAATTATGGATTTAATAAAAGTCATGCTGTTGCTTACAGTTATGTCGCTTATCAAACCGCATATTTGAAAGCACATTTTACTCCGGAATTTTTAGCAGCAAACCTTACAAACGAATTTGGGAATTCGAATAAAGTAACCGCTTTTCTTGAAGATTGTCGAAAGCTTAAAATTGATGTTCTCTCCCCCGATGTGAATAATCCTTCTGTTCATTTTGATGTCGAAAATGGCATAATTCGATTTGGAATGTCTGCTATAAAAAATGTGGGTATTCAGGCGGTGGAGGAAATTATAAAAAGTAAAAAGAAGCTCGGACGAAACTTTAAAAGCATTTTCGATTTTTGTTCCAACGTTGATAACAGGATTGTTAATAAAAGAAGCGTTGAAGGATTAGTCTTTGCCGGAGCTTTCGATTCGATTGAAAACAACAGAGCAAGACTCTTTTCTGCAGTTGGAGATGCACTTGAGTTTGGACACAAATCTCAAAATTCTAATTTAAGTCTGGAGAATAGTCTTTTTGGAAATGCTGAAGATATAAAAATTTCCGAACCAAAAATGATGGAAGTTAAACCATGGACGATGAAAGAAATGCTTGGAAAAGAAAGGGAGGTGGTGGGATTCTATATTTCAGGTCATCCACTGAGCAAATATGAAATCGAATATAAATCATTTGCAACAATAAGATTAGGCGAAACTGAAGCTCTTGAAGAATCAGATCAAAGTGTTTATGCATGCGGTGTTATTAATGATCTTAGGACAAAGATTGATCGCGCCGGAAAGGACATGGCATTTTTTAAACTTGATGATTTTTCCGGTTCGTGTGAGTGTTTGATATTCTCCAAAGTATATGAAAAGTGTTACAAATCTCTAAGTGAAGAAAATGTTGTGTTTGTTGTTGGTAAACTTGAAAGCAGCGGTGATGCAATAAAACTTCAGGTAGAAAATTTATTATCAATGGAGGCGGCAAGAGAAGAACTGGTACAGAGTGTGAAAATATTCATTGATCGGGGGAAAAACATTGCAGAAGAAATAATCCAACTGAAGAAAATATTGCACAAGTATGAAGGCACTTTACCAGTCTATATTCATTTAAATGGGAATGGTTCAAAACCTAAATTATTTTCACTTCCGGAATATAGAGCGAAAGTGTCTGAAGGATTTATAAAGGATGTTATTACTTTACTGGGTGAAGATTCAATTTCATTACTCAGAAAATAA
- the dut gene encoding dUTP diphosphatase, whose translation MKSELTINIKRISSDFDDIEMPHYATAGSAGMDVRAAVNDEVILKSGKTILVPTNFSVEIPEGFEIQVRPRSGMAINHSIGILNSPGTIDSDYRGEIKIILFNFGEEDFIIKRGDRIAQLIISKVYRAVLNEIDELNTTGRGSGGFGHTGKS comes from the coding sequence ATGAAGTCTGAGTTGACAATAAATATAAAAAGAATTTCAAGTGACTTTGATGATATTGAAATGCCGCATTATGCCACTGCAGGAAGTGCCGGAATGGATGTTCGGGCGGCAGTGAACGATGAAGTAATATTAAAAAGCGGCAAAACAATTTTAGTCCCCACTAATTTTAGCGTTGAAATTCCGGAAGGATTCGAAATTCAAGTTAGACCAAGAAGCGGGATGGCAATTAATCATTCAATCGGGATATTAAACTCTCCCGGAACAATTGATTCGGATTATCGCGGGGAGATAAAAATAATTTTGTTCAACTTCGGAGAAGAAGATTTTATTATCAAACGCGGTGACAGAATTGCACAACTAATTATTTCAAAAGTATATCGAGCTGTGCTTAATGAAATTGATGAGTTGAATACCACCGGCAGAGGTTCCGGTGGGTTTGGTCACACGGGAAAAAGTTAA
- a CDS encoding oligosaccharide flippase family protein, protein MLDKLKQLTKDTAIYGISTMFARFITFLLVPFYTNIFNPDEYGIITNLYAFIGLMNIIYIYGMDAAYMKFAASKENGEQGDIFSTPFISVAMVGLVLGVIILFMYKKISLLLGIPYDFQYLILFLPLILLIDALAVIPFIKLRLERKAKKFGLFKILNIIITVLMNVVLIFLLHWDIEAVLLSNLIASIVSLLLVFPSIRRSFHFSFNFHLMKRLLKFGLPYLPAGLASMIIQVIDRPIMEHLTNLTTLGIYQANYKLGIFMMLFVNMFQYAWQPFFLQEAKSENAKELFAKVLTYFTIASSTMLVIVSLFIDNIVKFNFFGYSLIGSAYWVGLDIVPVVLFAYLFNGLYVIFTAGIFIKEKSIYVPIITGAGALVNIFTNFILIPIMGIMGAALATLASYFVMAAGLYFVNQKIYKIAYENWKMIKIFILIGVIGFSYYHFLYRNELDIFIKIILLLSFLIALFTFIIDKNEMRFIKSKVESI, encoded by the coding sequence ATGCTTGATAAACTTAAACAACTTACGAAAGACACTGCCATCTATGGTATCAGTACGATGTTTGCGAGGTTCATTACATTTCTGCTTGTTCCATTTTACACAAATATTTTCAATCCTGATGAATACGGGATTATCACAAACCTATACGCATTTATTGGCTTGATGAATATAATTTACATTTATGGAATGGATGCGGCATACATGAAATTTGCAGCGTCAAAAGAGAATGGGGAACAGGGAGATATTTTTTCAACTCCTTTTATTTCTGTTGCGATGGTTGGTTTAGTTCTCGGTGTGATTATTTTATTTATGTATAAAAAGATTTCCCTCCTGCTGGGAATTCCTTATGATTTTCAGTACTTAATACTTTTTCTGCCATTAATTCTTTTGATAGATGCTCTTGCAGTAATTCCATTTATAAAACTGCGGCTTGAAAGAAAAGCGAAGAAATTCGGCTTATTTAAAATTCTAAATATTATCATTACAGTTTTAATGAATGTTGTCTTAATTTTTTTACTGCACTGGGATATCGAAGCTGTTTTACTAAGTAATTTAATTGCTTCAATTGTTTCCCTCCTCCTTGTCTTCCCGTCAATACGCAGGTCTTTTCACTTCAGCTTTAATTTTCATTTAATGAAGCGATTATTAAAATTTGGATTGCCATATCTTCCTGCGGGACTTGCTTCAATGATCATTCAAGTAATTGATAGACCAATAATGGAACATCTGACTAACCTTACAACGCTTGGAATTTATCAGGCAAATTATAAGCTTGGAATTTTTATGATGCTGTTTGTAAATATGTTTCAATACGCATGGCAGCCGTTTTTTCTACAGGAAGCAAAAAGTGAAAATGCCAAAGAACTTTTTGCAAAAGTACTGACCTACTTTACGATTGCAAGCAGCACAATGTTAGTCATTGTTTCTTTATTCATTGATAACATCGTTAAGTTTAATTTTTTTGGTTATTCACTTATCGGGTCAGCATATTGGGTCGGACTCGATATTGTTCCGGTAGTTTTATTTGCTTACTTGTTTAATGGGCTTTACGTTATTTTTACGGCAGGAATTTTCATAAAAGAAAAAAGTATTTATGTTCCGATCATAACCGGCGCAGGAGCTTTGGTAAATATTTTCACCAATTTCATTTTAATTCCAATTATGGGAATAATGGGGGCGGCTTTGGCTACACTTGCAAGCTATTTCGTAATGGCAGCCGGATTGTACTTTGTCAATCAAAAAATTTATAAAATTGCTTATGAAAATTGGAAGATGATAAAAATATTTATCCTAATTGGTGTAATTGGATTTTCATACTATCATTTTCTTTATCGAAACGAATTAGATATCTTTATAAAAATTATTTTGCTGCTAAGTTTTTTAATTGCTTTGTTTACTTTTATTATTGATAAAAACGAAATGCGCTTTATAAAATCCAAAGTTGAAAGTATTTAG
- a CDS encoding acyl-CoA thioesterase: MLIHRTELRVRYADTDQMGRVYNGKFFEYFEVGRTEMMREHNLPYKTIEANGYQMPVAEAHINYKSPAYYDEVLIIETRVEALPTVKVKIDHTIFSKERNEIVAEGYITLVFINMNTKRPSRPPEFFMNAIRKFY, translated from the coding sequence ATGCTAATTCATCGAACAGAATTAAGAGTTCGTTATGCCGACACAGATCAAATGGGGCGGGTTTACAATGGAAAATTTTTCGAGTACTTTGAAGTAGGGAGAACTGAAATGATGCGCGAACATAATCTTCCGTACAAAACAATTGAAGCAAATGGTTACCAAATGCCTGTTGCTGAAGCTCATATCAACTACAAATCGCCTGCATATTATGATGAAGTTTTAATTATTGAAACAAGAGTAGAAGCGCTTCCAACGGTAAAAGTTAAAATAGATCATACAATTTTTAGTAAAGAAAGAAATGAAATTGTTGCCGAAGGATACATAACCCTTGTTTTTATAAATATGAATACAAAGCGTCCTTCGCGTCCACCGGAATTTTTTATGAATGCCATAAGAAAATTTTATTGA
- a CDS encoding acetyl-CoA carboxylase carboxyltransferase subunit alpha, which translates to MAKAVLDFEKPIIELEAKLEEMKKYSDNLDIDKEILRIESKVRQLKEELYRDLTRWQRVQLARHPDRPYTLDYIDLMTTNFVELHGDRNYRDDKAIVGGFAMIDDFKVMIIGHQKGRDTKSNLYRNFGMPNPEGYRKALRLMKLAEKFGKPVITMLDTPGAYPGIEAEERGQAEAIARNLFEMSRLRVPIIVVIIGEGASGGALGLGVGNRILMLENCWYSVISPESCSSILWRSWEYKEQAAEALKLTSTDLLEQKIIDRIVPEPLGGAHKNQTEAAANLKAVLKEELAQLVKIKPDKLVENRIEKFYKMGVYVE; encoded by the coding sequence ATGGCAAAAGCAGTACTGGATTTTGAAAAACCAATAATCGAATTGGAAGCAAAACTTGAAGAGATGAAAAAATATTCAGATAATCTTGATATTGATAAAGAAATTCTTCGAATAGAAAGCAAAGTCAGACAGCTTAAAGAAGAGCTGTACAGAGATCTTACCCGCTGGCAGCGCGTTCAACTCGCACGACATCCCGATAGACCTTACACACTCGATTATATAGATTTAATGACAACAAATTTTGTCGAACTTCATGGCGATCGAAACTACCGCGACGACAAAGCTATTGTCGGCGGCTTTGCAATGATAGACGATTTCAAGGTTATGATTATAGGACATCAGAAAGGGAGGGATACAAAATCAAATCTTTACAGAAATTTTGGAATGCCAAACCCCGAAGGTTACCGTAAAGCACTGCGGCTGATGAAGCTTGCAGAAAAATTTGGCAAACCCGTAATTACAATGCTCGATACTCCGGGTGCTTATCCCGGGATTGAAGCTGAAGAGCGCGGGCAAGCTGAAGCAATCGCAAGAAATCTTTTTGAAATGAGCCGCCTTCGTGTTCCGATTATTGTAGTAATTATTGGGGAGGGTGCAAGCGGCGGCGCTTTAGGTCTTGGTGTTGGCAATAGAATATTAATGCTTGAAAATTGCTGGTACTCTGTTATTAGTCCTGAATCTTGTTCCAGTATTTTATGGCGAAGCTGGGAATACAAAGAACAAGCAGCCGAAGCGCTCAAACTTACCTCTACCGATTTGCTTGAACAAAAAATTATAGATCGAATTGTACCTGAACCGCTTGGCGGCGCACACAAAAACCAAACCGAAGCGGCAGCTAATCTGAAAGCAGTTTTAAAAGAAGAATTAGCTCAATTAGTGAAAATCAAACCAGATAAACTGGTAGAAAATAGAATTGAGAAGTTTTATAAAATGGGTGTGTACGTAGAATAG
- a CDS encoding polyprenol monophosphomannose synthase: MTENKTLIIVPTFNELDNITKLIPDLLSRSANPDILIVDDNSPDGTAEFIQQLALSNDRIHLIKREKKMGLGTAYIAGFKFALKNNYDFIFEMDADYSHDPKEIPNFLNAIQENDLVLGSRYSNGVNVVNWPMRRLLLSYFANIYTRIITGLPVKDATGGFKCFRRKVLETINLDRVKSNGYAFQIEMTYKAFKKGFRIKEIPIIFIDRMKGKSKMSKRIVREAITMVWKLRLRSLVGKL; encoded by the coding sequence ATGACTGAAAATAAAACGCTAATAATCGTCCCGACATTTAATGAGCTTGATAATATAACAAAGCTTATTCCGGATTTATTAAGTCGTTCTGCAAATCCGGATATACTGATAGTTGATGACAATTCACCGGATGGAACGGCAGAGTTCATTCAACAATTAGCGTTAAGTAACGATAGGATCCATTTAATCAAGCGTGAAAAAAAAATGGGACTAGGAACTGCATACATTGCAGGATTTAAATTTGCGCTTAAAAATAATTATGATTTTATTTTTGAAATGGATGCCGACTATTCGCACGACCCGAAAGAAATCCCAAACTTTTTAAATGCTATTCAAGAAAATGATCTTGTGCTTGGAAGCCGTTACAGCAATGGTGTAAACGTTGTCAACTGGCCTATGCGCCGCTTGCTGTTAAGTTATTTTGCAAATATTTATACAAGAATTATTACAGGTTTGCCGGTTAAAGATGCTACGGGCGGCTTCAAATGTTTCAGAAGAAAAGTACTCGAAACAATTAATCTTGACCGGGTTAAATCGAATGGTTATGCTTTCCAAATTGAAATGACATACAAAGCATTTAAAAAAGGATTTAGAATAAAAGAAATCCCCATCATTTTTATAGATCGGATGAAAGGTAAATCTAAAATGTCGAAACGAATAGTCCGAGAAGCAATTACTATGGTGTGGAAACTACGTTTAAGAAGTTTGGTTGGAAAACTTTAA
- a CDS encoding glycosyltransferase, protein MNEKKYSFTIVVPAYNESKYISGCLNSILNQNYDLNKIEIIVVDGMSEDSTDSIVTQFTKKYKNIFLVKNPHRKTPVSLNIGVKSAHNEVIVILGAHTEIDKNFLHFNNKYLSDENIFVVGGTQINISRTFIQKCIGLTMESPFAMASAAYRWSRKKRFVDTVVYAAYKKEFLRR, encoded by the coding sequence ATGAACGAAAAAAAATACAGTTTCACTATAGTAGTTCCAGCATATAACGAATCAAAGTATATTTCTGGTTGCTTAAATTCGATTTTAAATCAGAATTATGATTTAAATAAAATCGAAATTATTGTGGTTGATGGAATGTCAGAAGATTCAACAGACTCAATTGTTACACAATTTACTAAAAAGTATAAAAATATTTTTTTAGTTAAAAATCCACACAGAAAAACACCGGTATCATTGAACATAGGTGTGAAATCTGCGCATAATGAGGTGATAGTAATTTTGGGTGCACATACAGAAATAGATAAAAATTTTCTTCATTTTAATAATAAATATTTGAGCGATGAAAATATCTTCGTTGTTGGAGGAACTCAGATAAATATAAGCAGAACTTTTATTCAAAAATGTATTGGTTTGACAATGGAATCTCCCTTCGCTATGGCAAGTGCAGCTTACAGGTGGAGCAGAAAAAAAAGATTTGTTGATACTGTGGTATATGCAGCATATAAAAAAGAATTTTTGAGAAGGTAG